The Mucilaginibacter mallensis genome has a segment encoding these proteins:
- a CDS encoding acyl carrier protein, with protein sequence MERQEIIDGLIEVLRTVRTIDPEKLNNVTEETDFLTDMNTPSTELINIAAKVEQKFDVEFEDDDIDNLGSKVKDIVDLIIRAKEREA encoded by the coding sequence ATGGAAAGACAGGAAATAATTGACGGGCTGATAGAAGTTTTAAGAACCGTTAGAACCATCGACCCGGAAAAACTAAATAACGTTACCGAGGAGACAGATTTCTTAACTGACATGAATACCCCATCAACCGAACTGATAAACATTGCGGCAAAGGTTGAGCAAAAATTTGATGTTGAGTTTGAAGATGATGATATAGATAATTTGGGTTCAAAAGTAAAAGACATTGTTGACCTGATCATCAGGGCAAAAGAAAGAGAAGCATAA
- a CDS encoding SDR family NAD(P)-dependent oxidoreductase: MTKKKILITGASRGLGLAISQKLSDDYDLILHASKPESFTTEIPNSTILCADFNDPTQLADFCKRLKKEHGDSLYGVINNAGVTFDKPLNYQPDREIEAMLNINLKAPIMICKTVMKIFSLTQQGVIINISSVVGESGHAFQSVYAATKAGLVALSRSLAQEAAELSQEHQIRVLSVSPGFIETEMTDAIPAAIKEKYLGMIPAKRFGSVNDIAETIAFLVSDKASYINGTNIHINGGLI, encoded by the coding sequence ATGACAAAGAAAAAGATATTGATTACCGGTGCAAGCAGGGGCTTAGGTTTGGCAATATCGCAAAAGCTTAGTGACGATTACGACCTGATCCTTCATGCCTCAAAGCCAGAAAGTTTCACTACTGAGATCCCCAATAGTACCATACTTTGTGCCGATTTTAACGATCCCACGCAACTTGCCGATTTTTGCAAGCGCCTGAAAAAGGAGCACGGCGATTCACTTTACGGTGTGATCAATAACGCTGGTGTCACCTTTGATAAACCGCTAAACTATCAGCCTGACCGTGAAATAGAGGCCATGCTGAACATCAACCTCAAGGCCCCTATCATGATCTGTAAAACGGTTATGAAAATTTTCAGTTTGACACAGCAGGGAGTTATCATCAACATCAGCTCGGTAGTTGGCGAAAGCGGGCATGCCTTTCAATCGGTTTACGCGGCAACAAAGGCGGGTTTAGTGGCATTATCAAGATCATTGGCCCAGGAAGCAGCCGAATTAAGCCAGGAGCACCAAATAAGAGTACTAAGTGTATCCCCGGGTTTTATAGAAACAGAGATGACAGATGCCATACCTGCAGCAATAAAAGAAAAATATTTAGGAATGATACCAGCCAAACGCTTCGGCAGTGTGAATGATATTGCCGAAACAATAGCGTTCCTGGTATCAGATAAGGCATCATACATAAACGGCACCAACATACATATTAATGGGGGCTTAATTTAA